In Synechococcus sp. A18-25c, a single window of DNA contains:
- a CDS encoding CrcB family protein, producing the protein MAELAAVDATFRQAVLVGIGAIPGAWLRLRVVNHLEPMVPRKHWGTLLVNLTAAFALGLVLGLQRSGRCVLSAGISPLILLIGVGFFGSLSTFSTFAVDVLNTLRDRRWGEALLLGAGSVMGGLLVAAAGYGLGLTDG; encoded by the coding sequence ATGGCTGAGCTCGCTGCGGTGGATGCCACCTTCCGTCAGGCGGTGTTGGTCGGGATCGGAGCGATTCCCGGAGCCTGGTTGCGTCTGCGGGTGGTCAACCACCTCGAGCCGATGGTGCCGCGCAAGCACTGGGGCACGTTGTTGGTCAATCTCACCGCCGCCTTCGCTTTGGGGTTGGTGCTGGGTCTTCAACGGTCCGGCCGCTGCGTTCTTTCGGCTGGTATCTCCCCGTTGATCCTGCTGATCGGTGTGGGTTTCTTCGGCAGCCTCAGCACCTTCTCCACCTTTGCCGTGGATGTGCTCAATACCCTGCGCGATCGCCGCTGGGGGGAAGCCCTGCTGCTTGGGGCTGGTTCGGTGATGGGCGGTTTGCTCGTTGCGGCAGCGGGCTATGGATTGGGGCTGACCGATGGCTGA
- a CDS encoding CrcB family protein, with translation MADKTLSMRDELQQLLLVAAGAVPGALLRWQLGAALHDRDVLANVLGALILGLLLGLPCGPRLQLLIGVGFCGAFTTFSSWMVNSVDLISTGQPWAAVGLIGLTFGLGLGGAALGLLVGRALGRLTLRP, from the coding sequence ATGGCTGACAAGACCCTGTCGATGCGCGACGAGTTGCAGCAGCTGCTGTTGGTCGCCGCCGGTGCCGTGCCGGGGGCGCTGTTGCGCTGGCAGCTTGGTGCTGCGCTTCACGATCGCGACGTGCTGGCCAATGTGCTCGGGGCGTTGATTCTTGGACTGTTGTTGGGTTTGCCCTGTGGGCCCCGCCTGCAGCTGCTGATTGGCGTTGGTTTTTGCGGCGCCTTCACCACCTTCAGCAGCTGGATGGTGAACAGCGTTGATCTGATCAGCACAGGTCAGCCTTGGGCAGCTGTCGGTTTAATCGGGCTCACCTTTGGGCTGGGCCTCGGTGGCGCAGCCCTCGGGTTGTTGGTGGGTCGAGCGCTCGGGCGCCTGACGCTCAGGCCTTGA
- a CDS encoding glutathione peroxidase, producing the protein MAPSISSVSVRTPDGSEKSLGAYAGKVLLIVNVASRCGYTKQYSGLQALQDKYGPEGLCVLGFPCNDFGAQEPGTLDEIKTFCSTTFGASFELFDKVHASGSTTEPYTTLNTTEPAGDVAWNFEKFLVGKDGTVINRFKSGVAPEDAELTGAIEAALKA; encoded by the coding sequence ATGGCTCCCAGCATCAGCTCCGTGTCCGTGCGCACCCCCGATGGCAGCGAAAAGTCCCTTGGCGCTTACGCCGGCAAAGTGCTGCTGATCGTGAATGTGGCGAGCCGCTGCGGTTACACCAAGCAGTATTCCGGGCTCCAGGCCCTGCAGGACAAGTACGGCCCTGAAGGCCTGTGCGTTCTCGGCTTCCCCTGCAACGACTTCGGCGCCCAGGAACCTGGCACTCTGGACGAAATCAAAACGTTCTGCTCCACTACTTTTGGTGCCAGCTTCGAGTTGTTCGACAAGGTGCATGCCAGCGGCAGCACCACAGAGCCTTACACCACCCTCAACACCACCGAGCCCGCCGGCGATGTGGCCTGGAACTTTGAGAAGTTCCTCGTGGGCAAGGATGGCACCGTGATCAACCGCTTCAAAAGCGGTGTGGCACCGGAAGACGCCGAACTCACCGGCGCAATCGAGGCAGCTCTCAAGGCCTGA
- the mgtE gene encoding magnesium transporter, with protein MDQAPDSRESALLTEASGSAASAQLVVEVVARQLESMLSVSNYDGVKLLLAPVQPVDVAEAIGSLPRTLQALAFRLLPKDEAIEVYEYLEPPVQQSLLERLRSSEVLELVEEMSPDDRVRLFDELPAKVVRRLLAELSPAERRVTAQLLGYASETAGRLMTTEFIDLKEFHSAAQALAIVRRRARDTETIYSLYVTDAERHLTGILSLRDLVTADPEDHIGDVMTRDVVSINTDTDQEEVARAIQRYDFLAVPVVDREMRLVGIVTVDDVIDVIEQEATRDLYAAGAVEAGDEDDYFQSNLFTVARRRVVWLSVLVVASLVTSEVIAVNEDVLKEVVLLAAFIPLLAGTGGNVGAQSSTVVIRGLSTQSISSLGQLKAVAREAMAGLLLGLLMMLLVVPFAWWRGQSPLVGLSVGTSLLAITTLAATAGAGFPLLFNRMGLDPALMSTPFITTCTDVVGTLIYLKTAQWLLVHWPQLLQGAGISTHFFAATLF; from the coding sequence ATGGATCAGGCACCGGACTCCCGTGAGAGTGCACTGCTCACTGAGGCTTCGGGCAGCGCAGCGTCGGCGCAGCTGGTGGTGGAGGTGGTGGCGCGTCAGCTGGAATCCATGCTGAGTGTCAGCAATTACGACGGCGTCAAGCTGTTGCTGGCTCCGGTCCAGCCTGTGGACGTCGCCGAAGCGATCGGCAGCCTTCCTCGCACCCTGCAGGCACTGGCCTTCCGCTTGCTGCCCAAAGACGAGGCCATTGAGGTGTACGAGTATCTCGAGCCTCCGGTGCAGCAGAGCCTGCTGGAGCGGCTGCGGTCCAGCGAGGTGCTGGAGTTGGTGGAGGAGATGTCTCCGGATGATCGGGTGCGCTTGTTCGATGAGCTTCCCGCCAAGGTGGTGCGCCGGTTGCTCGCGGAGCTCAGCCCGGCGGAGCGCCGAGTGACGGCTCAGCTGCTGGGGTACGCCAGTGAGACCGCTGGTCGCCTGATGACGACCGAATTCATCGATCTCAAAGAATTCCACAGCGCGGCGCAGGCGCTGGCAATCGTGCGCCGCCGGGCCCGCGACACCGAGACGATCTACAGCCTCTATGTCACCGATGCTGAGCGGCATCTCACCGGCATTTTGTCGTTGCGAGATCTGGTCACCGCGGACCCGGAGGACCATATCGGTGATGTGATGACCCGGGATGTGGTGAGCATCAACACCGACACCGACCAGGAGGAGGTGGCCCGGGCAATTCAGCGTTACGACTTTCTGGCTGTGCCGGTGGTGGATCGCGAGATGCGCCTCGTGGGCATCGTTACCGTCGATGACGTGATTGACGTGATCGAGCAGGAAGCCACCCGTGACCTCTACGCCGCTGGTGCTGTGGAAGCGGGCGATGAAGACGACTACTTCCAGAGCAATCTGTTCACCGTGGCGCGCCGCCGGGTGGTGTGGCTGTCGGTGTTGGTCGTGGCCAGCTTGGTCACCTCCGAGGTGATCGCCGTCAACGAAGACGTTCTTAAAGAAGTGGTGTTGCTGGCCGCCTTCATCCCACTGCTAGCGGGAACCGGCGGCAACGTCGGCGCCCAGAGCTCCACGGTCGTCATCCGTGGTCTCAGCACCCAGAGCATCTCCTCTCTCGGGCAGCTCAAGGCTGTGGCCCGTGAAGCCATGGCCGGTTTGCTGCTGGGTCTGCTGATGATGCTGCTGGTGGTGCCGTTCGCTTGGTGGCGGGGCCAGAGTCCGTTGGTGGGCTTGTCCGTGGGCACCAGCCTCCTGGCGATCACCACCCTGGCAGCCACGGCGGGCGCAGGCTTCCCGTTGCTGTTCAACCGCATGGGGCTGGACCCGGCCTTGATGTCGACGCCCTTCATCACCACCTGCACCGACGTGGTGGGCACGCTGATTTACCTGAAGACGGCGCAGTGGCTTCTGGTGCATTGGCCCCAGCTTCTGCAGGGGGCAGGTATTTCTACCCATTTCTTCGCTGCCACCCTTTTCTGA